Proteins encoded by one window of Candidatus Binatia bacterium:
- a CDS encoding response regulator — protein MQERTLAVPSSLASRECAKAEPAGRPLCAAEAAAEDSAAEAFYTAAAATVFVVDDNGGVRKSLRALLESAGLAVETYASGEEFLAAYDPEHPGCLVLDVRLRSGSGLDLQDELRRRKAILPIIVLTGHGNVQTSVRALKAGAFDFLQKPAPPTVLLERIGAAIDFDHQARAATTDRAAVSERLAHLTPRERQVMELLIAGKPSKEIAVALHVSVRTVEGHRRMVLLKVNVSSAAQLVRVVRGQCNA, from the coding sequence GTGCAGGAGCGAACTCTGGCCGTGCCGTCTTCCCTTGCTTCTAGAGAGTGCGCCAAGGCTGAGCCTGCCGGCCGCCCACTGTGCGCTGCCGAGGCAGCGGCGGAGGACAGCGCGGCAGAGGCGTTCTACACGGCTGCCGCGGCGACTGTCTTTGTGGTGGACGACAACGGCGGGGTGCGCAAGTCGTTGCGCGCGTTGCTGGAGTCGGCGGGTCTCGCGGTCGAGACGTACGCCTCGGGTGAAGAGTTCCTCGCCGCCTACGATCCCGAGCACCCGGGCTGCCTGGTGCTGGATGTCCGCTTGCGATCCGGCAGCGGCCTTGACCTTCAGGACGAACTCCGCCGGCGCAAGGCGATACTCCCGATCATTGTGCTGACCGGCCACGGGAATGTGCAGACCTCCGTGCGGGCGCTGAAGGCGGGGGCATTCGACTTCCTGCAAAAACCGGCGCCGCCCACTGTGTTACTGGAGCGGATCGGTGCCGCGATCGACTTCGATCACCAGGCACGCGCGGCGACGACCGACCGCGCCGCCGTCAGCGAGCGACTCGCGCACCTCACGCCCCGCGAGCGCCAAGTAATGGAGTTGCTGATCGCGGGCAAACCGTCCAAGGAGATCGCGGTGGCGTTGCATGTCAGCGTCCGTACCGTGGAAGGACACCGCCGCATGGTGCTCTTGAAGGTGAACGTCTCCTCGGCCGCGCAGCTGGTCCGCGTCGTGCGTGGGCAGTGCAACGCGTAG
- a CDS encoding methyltransferase domain-containing protein, with protein MSAAPQLRDVDRYNRRFYERCWRAASLLAMPGVRAPANAEGLQVEIGCGLRPRLPLAEALFVDVSPTACTKLRRAGARVIRASIEALPFASGAVSQLYLFDILEHVSDDVGVGRELARVSAANGWLVLSTPLHVHRWHEFDRVVGHARRYEPRALVDLLCGSGFTFEGFAPFGMRPRSAWLTRIGAYCLVHWPRTAFRFQERLLRLTQRRAQPTQLRRAGVDEFLVEVADADGVVTAWRHRRPT; from the coding sequence ATGAGCGCCGCTCCACAACTGCGCGACGTCGATCGTTACAATCGTCGATTTTACGAACGCTGCTGGCGAGCCGCATCGCTGCTGGCGATGCCGGGCGTCCGGGCTCCGGCTAACGCTGAGGGGTTGCAAGTTGAAATTGGCTGTGGCCTGCGGCCGCGCCTGCCGCTCGCCGAGGCGCTGTTCGTCGATGTCAGTCCGACAGCCTGCACGAAGCTACGGCGCGCCGGCGCGCGCGTCATCCGTGCGAGCATCGAGGCGCTGCCGTTCGCGTCGGGTGCCGTATCGCAGCTGTACCTGTTCGACATCCTGGAACACGTCAGCGACGACGTCGGTGTGGGGCGCGAGCTCGCGCGCGTGAGTGCGGCGAACGGATGGCTCGTCCTGAGCACGCCGCTGCATGTGCATCGGTGGCATGAGTTCGACCGCGTCGTCGGTCATGCGCGCCGGTACGAGCCGCGGGCGTTGGTGGATCTGCTCTGCGGATCCGGGTTCACGTTCGAAGGCTTTGCGCCTTTCGGCATGCGGCCGCGCAGTGCATGGCTCACTCGGATTGGCGCGTACTGCCTGGTGCATTGGCCACGGACGGCGTTCCGGTTCCAAGAGCGGCTCCTGCGCCTGACGCAACGCCGCGCGCAGCCGACGCAGTTGCGGCGTGCCGGTGTGGATGAGTTTCTTGTCGAGGTGGCGGACGCGGATGGGGTTGTGACGGCGTGGCGCCATCGCCGACCCACTTGA
- a CDS encoding BON domain-containing protein, giving the protein MIQPRKVILRGPGKRSSMLAALLSCVLVAPALAAQPDAWITTKSKLALLTTEGVSATAVSVDTVNQQVTLHGKVRSAEEKAKAETVVKTIDGVQGVRNLLEVVAPRHEKAVQRSDDDIKKQMNTALQGQPSLKDSAITVQSVNNGVVLLAGTAKTLTDHLSAVEVASGVPGVRHVSSEIQSPDTLADKEIWRERTAQKSNAEYGAADASRDVWITSMAKMRLLADSQTPALDINVDTRDGVVTLFGIVPAKEAKRAAEADVRKVSGVKRVKNELQVVASAKQPGVKAQDDEIEGEVKKALQNHEDLNGVNVAVKNCVARLTGTVPTGMQRLEAAVVARSTVGVCSVQDDLRIAD; this is encoded by the coding sequence ATGATACAACCACGAAAAGTCATTTTGCGAGGACCCGGGAAGCGGTCCAGCATGCTCGCTGCACTGCTGAGCTGCGTCCTCGTTGCCCCTGCCCTTGCGGCACAACCTGACGCGTGGATCACGACGAAGAGCAAGCTGGCGCTGCTGACGACCGAGGGTGTGAGCGCCACAGCCGTGAGCGTCGATACCGTCAACCAGCAGGTGACCTTGCACGGCAAGGTGCGCTCCGCCGAGGAGAAGGCCAAGGCCGAGACCGTCGTCAAAACGATTGACGGCGTGCAGGGCGTGCGCAATCTCCTCGAGGTGGTGGCGCCCCGGCACGAGAAGGCCGTGCAGCGCTCTGATGACGACATCAAAAAGCAGATGAATACAGCGCTGCAGGGGCAGCCCTCACTGAAGGACAGCGCGATCACCGTGCAGTCCGTGAATAACGGGGTGGTCCTGCTTGCCGGTACGGCGAAGACGCTGACAGATCACCTGAGCGCCGTCGAGGTCGCGTCCGGCGTTCCGGGCGTGCGTCACGTGTCCAGCGAAATTCAGAGCCCCGACACACTGGCTGATAAGGAGATCTGGCGCGAGCGCACGGCGCAGAAGTCCAATGCCGAGTACGGCGCCGCCGACGCGTCGCGCGATGTGTGGATCACATCAATGGCGAAGATGCGTTTGCTGGCTGACAGTCAGACGCCGGCGCTCGACATCAATGTGGACACCCGTGATGGAGTGGTGACGCTCTTCGGCATCGTGCCGGCAAAAGAAGCCAAGCGGGCGGCGGAGGCCGATGTGCGCAAGGTGAGCGGTGTCAAACGTGTAAAGAACGAACTGCAGGTGGTGGCCAGTGCCAAGCAACCCGGCGTGAAGGCGCAGGACGACGAGATCGAGGGCGAGGTGAAGAAGGCCCTCCAGAACCATGAGGACTTGAACGGCGTCAACGTAGCGGTGAAGAACTGCGTGGCGCGGCTGACCGGAACCGTCCCTACGGGGATGCAGCGCCTCGAGGCCGCCGTCGTGGCGCGCTCGACGGTAGGCGTCTGCTCGGTGCAGGACGATCTGCGCATCGCGGACTGA
- a CDS encoding DUF1328 domain-containing protein — translation MLHYAVVFFVIALIASVLGFRGIAGMSAQIGWVFAVIAVIFLAVALLSGRGSIAIP, via the coding sequence ATGTTGCACTACGCCGTCGTCTTTTTCGTCATTGCCCTGATTGCTTCGGTGCTCGGGTTCCGTGGCATCGCCGGCATGTCGGCGCAGATTGGCTGGGTGTTCGCCGTCATCGCCGTCATCTTCCTGGCTGTCGCGCTGCTCAGTGGTCGCGGCTCCATTGCAATTCCGTGA
- a CDS encoding CsbD family protein, with amino-acid sequence MNWDQIEGKWKELKGRFGEKWGKLTDDDLATIGGKRDKLAGLLQQKYGLAKERIEEQIAAFERHLDQTP; translated from the coding sequence ATGAACTGGGATCAAATCGAAGGCAAGTGGAAGGAACTCAAGGGGCGATTCGGGGAAAAGTGGGGGAAGCTGACCGATGACGATCTCGCGACCATCGGCGGCAAGCGCGACAAGCTCGCCGGATTGCTGCAGCAGAAATATGGGCTCGCGAAAGAGCGCATCGAAGAACAAATTGCGGCGTTCGAACGGCACCTTGATCAGACGCCTTGA
- a CDS encoding response regulator: MTAEATVFVVDDNLGVRKSLRALLESVGLAVETYASGEEFLAAYEPERPGCLVLDVRLRHGNGLDVQDELRRRKTTLPIIVLTGHGNVPTSVRALKAGAVEFLQKPAPPKLLLERIRAAIDSDRQARAVTTERTVVIERLARLTPREREVMELLIGGKTSKEIAVAMNVSVRTVEGHRRMVLSKMNASSATQLVRTVLGVREAIPR, from the coding sequence ATGACCGCCGAAGCAACCGTCTTTGTGGTGGACGACAACCTCGGCGTGCGCAAGTCGTTGCGCGCCCTGCTGGAGTCGGTGGGACTCGCGGTCGAGACGTACGCTTCGGGTGAAGAATTCCTTGCCGCCTACGAGCCGGAACGCCCGGGGTGCCTGGTGCTGGACGTGCGCTTGCGACACGGCAATGGCCTGGACGTGCAGGATGAACTGCGACGGCGCAAGACGACGCTTCCCATCATTGTCCTGACCGGCCACGGGAATGTGCCGACCTCCGTGCGGGCACTGAAGGCGGGAGCGGTGGAGTTTCTGCAGAAGCCGGCACCGCCCAAGCTGTTGCTGGAGCGTATCCGCGCGGCGATCGACAGCGACCGCCAGGCACGCGCGGTGACCACCGAACGCACCGTCGTGATCGAGCGACTCGCGCGCCTGACGCCTCGCGAGCGCGAAGTCATGGAGCTGCTCATTGGCGGCAAGACGTCCAAGGAGATCGCGGTGGCGATGAACGTCAGTGTCCGCACCGTCGAAGGGCACCGCCGCATGGTGTTGTCGAAGATGAACGCCTCCTCGGCAACGCAGCTCGTTCGTACCGTGCTGGGCGTGCGAGAAGCGATTCCGCGCTGA
- a CDS encoding chemotaxis protein CheB, with translation MKHGKARSARFTQRERSSSVNRQDPTGGTTDRPVFPIVGIGASAGGLDAFKKFFSALPAESGLAFVLIQHLDPTRESLTAELVGTYTRMRVVQVEDGMRVEANGVYVIPPNAYLSIHDRTLRLSVPTAPRSLRMAVDFFLRSLAEDQHENAIGIILSGTGTDGTLGLKEIKAGGGMTMVQDPQTAQHDGMPRSAIASGSADYVLPAEQMADALLAYVQHAAVAATNMAVLPEKAPDPLTTAVEVLRARTKFDFSGYKKGTLRRRIQRRMSLRHLNELPKYVEVLRNNPAEVAALFNDLLINVTSFFREPAAWQVLQEQVIRRLVAEKETDAPLRVWIPACSTGEEAYSIAMMLIEEIQAAGRSCRLQVFASDVDAEALETARAGIYLEGIAAHVSAERLSRFFIRGEHSYRVNNELRDTVVFAQQSLVSDPPFSRLDLVSCRNLFIYLEPAVQERLIPLLHFALLEGGYLFLGSAEDIGLQADLFEVVSTKWRIYRRIGPTRHDRFQFPLAAAPASTAVRVRTPRLPNPARLATLAQHLLLQRYAPACVIINRGGEILYFHGRTDDYLMQPAGVPTQDLIAQARSGLRTKLRGAIQEAIRGNQRVILPGVQMRRGNTFPRVKITVEPLNATTTDTEGLWLVSLEDQPETAAPVAAHTAAAASAADVALVHQLEYELKSTKEDLQQNIEELRAANEELMSVNEEFQSSNEELEASKEELQSLNEELTTANTQLEGKITELEAANNDLDNLLTSTNIATLFLDTQLRIRRFTPAATRLFSLIPSDIGRPIGDIAQMFTDPGLLPDAAAVLQQPITPRTEVQTRDGRWYVRQVLPYRTRDNRTEGVVITFSDVAAEALQEARLYAESIVDTVREPLLVLDGNLRVRSANRSFYATFHASQEETVGRLLYELGNRQWDIPKLRTLLEDVLPEKHVMNDFEVEPTFESIGPRIMQLNARAIDRGGDRPYFILLAIEDITDRQRAQEAVREGQALKHFEEQVRQRQAELAHALRISTIGELATGLAHELNQPLSAIANGVEACARYVRSGKAKSTKLLALLDDASEEAVRAGSIVEHLRHFIEKGKPQFEPTDLREIARNVPRLLGHEIQQEHITLRLDLHPRPIPIYADRIQIEQILVNLMQNAIDAIREAPGDRQEIQLQVWAAKGMAELAVRDTGAGVSAAATERMFEPFFTTKPHGLGMGLAISRSILEAHRGRVWVKRRADGARGTTIRFTLPLLQPPGAARKKRAT, from the coding sequence ATGAAGCACGGCAAGGCTCGGTCGGCTCGATTCACGCAGCGGGAGCGTTCCTCCAGCGTGAACCGTCAAGATCCGACCGGGGGAACGACAGACAGGCCCGTGTTTCCGATTGTCGGCATCGGTGCCTCGGCGGGTGGGCTCGACGCCTTCAAGAAATTCTTCAGCGCCCTGCCGGCCGAGAGCGGCTTGGCCTTTGTCCTGATCCAGCACCTCGACCCGACACGCGAGAGCCTCACCGCCGAGTTGGTAGGCACGTACACACGGATGCGCGTGGTGCAGGTCGAGGATGGGATGCGGGTCGAGGCGAACGGTGTCTACGTCATTCCCCCAAACGCGTATCTGAGCATTCACGACCGCACCCTGCGGCTCAGCGTGCCCACGGCGCCGCGCAGCCTGCGGATGGCCGTCGATTTCTTTCTGCGTTCGTTGGCGGAGGACCAACATGAGAACGCGATCGGCATCATCTTGTCCGGCACCGGCACGGACGGGACGCTGGGGCTGAAGGAGATCAAGGCGGGCGGCGGTATGACGATGGTGCAGGACCCGCAAACCGCACAGCACGATGGCATGCCCCGCAGCGCAATCGCCAGCGGCAGCGCCGACTATGTCCTGCCGGCCGAACAGATGGCGGACGCCCTGCTGGCGTACGTGCAGCACGCGGCCGTGGCGGCGACCAACATGGCCGTGCTGCCGGAGAAGGCGCCCGATCCGCTGACGACCGCGGTGGAGGTGCTCCGCGCGCGCACCAAATTCGATTTCAGCGGCTACAAGAAGGGCACCCTGCGGCGGCGCATTCAACGCCGCATGAGTCTGAGACACCTCAATGAACTGCCCAAGTATGTGGAGGTGTTACGCAACAACCCCGCGGAGGTGGCCGCGCTGTTCAACGATCTGCTGATCAACGTGACCAGTTTCTTCCGCGAGCCGGCGGCGTGGCAGGTCCTCCAAGAGCAAGTGATTCGACGATTGGTCGCCGAGAAGGAGACGGACGCCCCGCTGCGCGTGTGGATACCAGCCTGCTCAACCGGCGAGGAAGCGTACTCGATCGCCATGATGCTGATCGAAGAGATCCAGGCGGCCGGGAGGAGCTGTCGCCTGCAGGTATTTGCGTCGGACGTCGATGCCGAGGCACTGGAGACGGCACGCGCTGGTATCTACCTTGAGGGGATCGCTGCCCACGTGTCAGCCGAGCGGTTGTCGCGGTTCTTCATCAGGGGCGAGCACAGCTACCGGGTCAACAACGAGCTGCGTGACACGGTCGTCTTCGCCCAACAGAGCCTAGTCAGCGACCCACCGTTCTCTCGGCTCGACCTGGTCAGTTGTCGCAATCTCTTCATCTATCTCGAGCCGGCGGTCCAGGAGCGACTCATCCCGCTGCTGCACTTTGCTCTGCTCGAAGGCGGCTACCTGTTCCTGGGCAGCGCCGAGGATATCGGGCTGCAAGCGGACCTGTTCGAGGTGGTGTCGACGAAGTGGCGCATCTATCGCCGCATCGGACCGACGCGCCACGACAGGTTCCAGTTTCCCCTCGCCGCCGCACCCGCCTCGACCGCCGTGCGCGTGCGCACCCCGAGGCTGCCGAATCCAGCCCGGTTGGCAACACTGGCGCAGCATCTGCTGCTGCAGCGCTACGCACCGGCGTGCGTGATCATCAATCGCGGCGGCGAGATCCTCTATTTCCACGGCCGGACCGACGACTACCTCATGCAACCGGCGGGTGTGCCGACGCAGGATCTCATCGCGCAGGCGCGCAGCGGGTTGCGCACCAAGCTGCGCGGCGCCATCCAAGAAGCCATCCGCGGCAATCAACGGGTCATCCTTCCCGGCGTTCAGATGCGCCGTGGCAATACGTTTCCACGCGTGAAAATAACGGTCGAGCCGCTCAATGCCACAACCACGGACACCGAAGGCTTGTGGTTGGTGTCTCTCGAAGACCAACCGGAGACCGCTGCACCGGTCGCCGCTCACACTGCCGCCGCGGCGAGCGCTGCTGACGTGGCCCTCGTGCACCAGCTCGAGTACGAGCTGAAGAGCACCAAGGAGGATCTGCAGCAGAATATTGAGGAACTCAGAGCGGCGAACGAAGAGTTGATGTCGGTCAACGAGGAGTTCCAGTCCAGCAATGAGGAGTTGGAAGCCTCGAAAGAGGAGCTGCAATCGCTCAACGAGGAGCTCACCACCGCCAACACGCAGCTCGAGGGCAAGATCACGGAGCTGGAAGCCGCCAACAACGACCTGGATAACCTGCTGACCAGCACCAACATCGCGACCCTGTTTCTGGACACGCAACTGCGCATCCGGCGCTTCACACCGGCCGCTACCCGGCTCTTCAGCCTGATCCCGTCGGATATCGGCCGCCCTATCGGCGACATCGCGCAGATGTTCACCGACCCCGGTCTCCTGCCCGACGCCGCGGCGGTCCTCCAACAGCCGATAACGCCGAGGACGGAAGTGCAAACTCGCGACGGCCGGTGGTACGTCCGGCAGGTCCTCCCCTACCGCACGCGCGACAACCGCACCGAAGGTGTGGTGATCACGTTCTCCGACGTGGCGGCGGAGGCGCTCCAGGAAGCACGACTCTATGCCGAGTCCATCGTCGACACGGTGCGCGAACCGCTGCTGGTGCTCGACGGAAACTTGCGAGTGCGTTCGGCAAATCGGTCCTTCTACGCCACCTTCCACGCCTCCCAGGAGGAAACTGTCGGACGGTTGCTGTACGAGCTGGGCAATCGCCAGTGGGATATTCCCAAGTTGCGGACGCTGCTCGAAGACGTTCTGCCCGAGAAGCACGTGATGAACGACTTCGAGGTGGAGCCCACTTTTGAGTCGATTGGTCCGCGGATCATGCAGCTCAATGCACGGGCCATCGATCGCGGCGGCGATCGTCCGTATTTCATCCTCCTCGCCATTGAAGACATCACCGACCGCCAACGGGCTCAAGAAGCCGTGCGGGAGGGCCAAGCCCTCAAGCACTTCGAAGAACAGGTGCGGCAGCGGCAAGCCGAGCTGGCGCACGCGCTGCGCATCAGCACCATCGGCGAACTGGCCACCGGCTTGGCGCACGAGCTCAACCAGCCGCTGTCGGCGATTGCCAACGGAGTGGAAGCGTGTGCTCGGTATGTGCGGTCGGGCAAAGCCAAGTCGACCAAGCTCCTGGCGCTGTTGGACGACGCATCGGAGGAGGCCGTGCGGGCCGGGAGCATCGTGGAGCACCTGCGCCACTTCATTGAGAAGGGAAAGCCGCAGTTCGAGCCGACGGATCTGCGCGAGATTGCCCGCAATGTACCGCGTTTGTTGGGTCACGAGATCCAGCAGGAGCACATCACGCTGCGGCTCGACTTGCACCCGCGACCGATTCCGATCTATGCGGATCGCATTCAGATCGAGCAAATCCTCGTGAACTTGATGCAGAACGCCATCGATGCCATTCGGGAAGCACCAGGCGACCGCCAAGAAATCCAGCTCCAGGTGTGGGCAGCGAAGGGCATGGCGGAATTGGCTGTGCGCGACACCGGCGCCGGCGTCTCTGCCGCAGCCACAGAGCGCATGTTCGAGCCGTTCTTCACCACCAAGCCACATGGTCTGGGAATGGGCCTGGCGATCAGCCGTTCCATCCTCGAGGCGCATCGGGGCCGGGTCTGGGTGAAGCGCCGCGCCGACGGGGCCCGCGGGACCACCATCCGCTTCACGTTGCCGCTGCTGCAGCCGCCCGGGGCGGCGCGGAAGAAGCGTGCCACATGA
- a CDS encoding ATP-binding protein translates to MSVKDTAPRPRRLSVRELRARLAEAEQTLHAIQGGEVDAFVVHTRHGDQVFTLQGAEHPYRVLVEQMEEGAATVSTDGTILYANRCLAAMLGTALQRLVGASIYACVSPANQPAVRVLLEHGRTGAYRAEATLCAADGTSVPVALAANPVRTEDVEAVCLILTDLTNRKQAEEDARQHQAELAHVLRLSTMGALAAELAHGINQPLAAIANDVEACATYVRSGKAASRKLLELLEHAAAEALGAGDIVHHMREFVQKRGSHLEATNLNGLVRNVARLLEHEIVQREITLRLDLASRPIPVRADRIEIEQVLVNLIQNAIEAVSEAGSERKQIHVQTRKTEDAMAEVTVRDIGTGLSDAAAKRLFEAFFTTKPQGLGMGLAISRSIIEAHHGRIWMEPRAGGARGTTVRFALPMQPPSKRARRTRP, encoded by the coding sequence ATGAGCGTCAAAGACACCGCGCCCCGCCCACGGCGCCTGAGCGTGCGGGAGCTGCGCGCGCGTCTCGCCGAGGCCGAACAAACCTTGCACGCGATTCAGGGCGGCGAGGTGGACGCGTTTGTCGTCCATACCCGGCACGGGGACCAAGTGTTCACGCTCCAGGGGGCCGAGCATCCGTATCGCGTGCTGGTAGAACAGATGGAAGAGGGTGCGGCGACGGTGAGCACCGATGGCACCATCTTATACGCCAACCGCTGCTTGGCGGCCATGCTCGGGACCGCGCTGCAGCGCCTGGTAGGCGCGTCCATCTATGCGTGTGTCAGCCCGGCCAATCAGCCGGCGGTTCGTGTGCTCCTGGAGCACGGCCGCACCGGAGCGTACCGCGCTGAAGCGACCCTGTGTGCGGCCGACGGCACGAGCGTCCCCGTCGCACTGGCCGCGAATCCTGTGCGGACGGAAGACGTCGAGGCCGTGTGTCTGATTCTCACCGACTTGACGAACCGCAAGCAAGCCGAGGAGGACGCACGCCAGCATCAGGCCGAACTGGCGCACGTGCTGCGCCTGAGCACGATGGGCGCATTAGCCGCCGAGTTGGCGCACGGGATCAATCAGCCGCTCGCGGCCATCGCCAACGACGTTGAGGCATGTGCCACGTACGTGCGGTCGGGCAAGGCCGCGTCTCGCAAACTGCTCGAGCTGCTGGAGCATGCCGCCGCCGAGGCGCTCGGCGCCGGCGACATTGTGCATCACATGCGGGAGTTCGTGCAGAAGCGAGGGTCCCATTTGGAGGCGACGAATCTGAATGGACTCGTTCGAAACGTTGCCCGCTTGCTGGAGCACGAGATCGTGCAGCGCGAGATCACGCTCCGACTGGATCTGGCGTCGCGACCAATTCCGGTACGCGCCGATCGCATCGAGATTGAACAGGTCCTCGTGAATCTCATCCAGAACGCCATCGAGGCGGTGAGCGAGGCCGGCAGCGAGCGGAAGCAGATCCACGTGCAGACCAGGAAGACGGAGGATGCGATGGCGGAGGTCACGGTGCGCGACATCGGCACGGGGCTCTCAGACGCCGCCGCGAAGCGCTTGTTCGAAGCCTTCTTTACCACTAAGCCGCAGGGACTTGGAATGGGGCTGGCAATCAGTCGTTCGATCATCGAGGCGCATCATGGACGCATCTGGATGGAGCCTCGGGCAGGCGGCGCCCGCGGCACGACGGTGCGATTCGCACTGCCGATGCAGCCTCCGAGCAAGCGCGCCCGCAGGACACGCCCATGA
- a CDS encoding circadian clock KaiB family protein produces MRRRSTRAEFETVLSKPAAAWYVLRLYVVGMTPKSTRAITNIKAICEEYLRGRYELEVVDVYQQPMLAQGEQILAVPALVKKLPLPLRTMVGDLSNTERVLLGLDLGRRK; encoded by the coding sequence GTGCGACGCCGCAGTACCCGGGCGGAATTCGAGACTGTCCTGTCGAAACCGGCCGCCGCATGGTACGTGCTGCGCTTGTACGTCGTCGGTATGACGCCAAAATCCACCCGCGCCATCACCAACATCAAGGCGATCTGCGAGGAGTACCTACGTGGTCGCTATGAGCTGGAGGTGGTCGACGTGTACCAACAGCCGATGCTCGCCCAAGGCGAGCAAATCCTGGCGGTCCCAGCGCTAGTGAAAAAGCTCCCGCTGCCGTTGCGCACCATGGTGGGAGACCTGTCGAACACCGAGCGCGTGCTCCTCGGATTGGACCTGGGCAGAAGAAAGTAG
- a CDS encoding circadian clock KaiB family protein, with protein MNLPKRRVSTSAPHSGRRSASSAERWELRLYVAGQTPRSLAAFANLKQICENHLAGKYRIEVIDLVKNPQLARGDQIVAIPTLVRRLPPPLSKIIGDLSNTERVLIGLQLRARQ; from the coding sequence ATGAACCTGCCCAAGAGAAGAGTATCTACCAGCGCGCCGCACAGCGGACGGCGCTCGGCGAGCAGCGCGGAACGATGGGAACTACGGCTCTATGTCGCGGGGCAGACGCCGCGGTCGCTGGCAGCGTTCGCCAATCTCAAGCAGATTTGTGAGAACCACCTTGCAGGCAAGTATCGCATCGAGGTCATTGATCTGGTGAAGAACCCGCAACTCGCGCGCGGCGATCAGATCGTCGCAATCCCCACCCTGGTGCGGAGACTGCCGCCGCCGCTGAGCAAGATCATCGGGGATCTGTCGAACACCGAACGCGTGCTGATAGGCCTGCAATTGCGCGCGCGCCAGTGA